A genomic window from Silene latifolia isolate original U9 population chromosome Y, ASM4854445v1, whole genome shotgun sequence includes:
- the LOC141628181 gene encoding protein FAR1-RELATED SEQUENCE 5-like, giving the protein MTFLVQWGRDSRSSSNVITNDITNERQMVEVIASQSISEISALNIDVPEIVQDGVVDEAEVIEEAEVIKDAEEEEEASGSSNMNRIFGCSTHVKPIIGMVFDTLELGIAFYEAYGKEWVDHHKRCVTFGVGLLINESKESFAWLFTRFLEAMGGRYPVCIITDEDLGLEGGLKKVFKDKVQHRYCMWHILKKLSEKVGPVICRETEFLKEINSCVWGEDVEPAEFDERWTTIVEAHGLSDNEWLQEKYGIRQFWIPAYFRDLFLGGLMRTTSRSESENHFFSNFTNPNLTLVEFWMLFESAMDTQRWAQSKLIAQSKYSFPNLATPLDLEKHAAETYTPRIFEEFKVEIKAACFTCAIGDKEKDKNHAILYIDVKDRERKKDYKVGYKTAEVKLVCNCKKFERHGILCRHILRVLKDYGFEKIPSEYLLNRWSKLVTCQPIFNSDGQLLADCRSVDAQKNKLTELWSEMFTCVSLVEQSPVNCDELLTILRGFKEMVLAETTSSVANDGGNSSIGKKRDKNAEIGILLGTSVPSEITILPPRQCKNKGSGKRMISQRERAGEVNKKPLRRCKACGQMANHDSRNCDRPKDH; this is encoded by the exons ATGACATTCTTAGTTCAATGGGGTCGCGACTCGCGTAGTTCTTCTAATGTCATTACAAATGACATTACAAATGAAAGACAGATGGTTGAGGTTATTGCATCTCAATCCATATCAGAAATATCTGCCCTTAACATTGATGTTCCTGAAATCGTACAAG ATGGCGTAGTAGACGAGGCAGAGGTAATAGAGGAGGCAGAGGTAATAAAGgatgcagaggaggaggaggaggcgtcCGGTTCAAGCAACATGAATCGGATTTTTGGTTGTTCTACCCATGTCAAGCCTATTATTGGTATGGTCTTTGATACACTTGAACTCGGTATTGCCTTTTATGAAGCATATGGAAAAGAAT GGGTGGATCATCATAAGAGATGTGTGACCTTTGGGGTTGGGCTTCTTATTAATGAAAGCAAGGAGTCATTTGCTTGGTTATTTACGAGATTCCTAGAAGCTATGGGGGGTCGTTATCCTGTGTGTATAATAACTGACGAAGATTTGGGGTTAGAAGGAGGACTTAAGAAAGTCTTTAAAGATAAAGTGCAACatagatattgcatgtggcacatattGAAGAAGTTGTCAGAGAAGGTAGGGCCTGTGATATGTAGAGAAACTGAGTTTTTGAAAGAGATAAACTCATGTGTTTGGGGCGAAGATGTGGAGCCTGCTGAATTTGATGAAAGATGGACAACCATTGTGGAAGCTCATGGGCTGTCGGATAATGAGTGGCTTCAGGAAAAGTATGGCATTAGACAATTTTGGATTCCAGCTTACTTTCGTGACTTGTTCTTAGGAGGGTTGATGAGAACCACCTCGAGGTCTGAGTCAGAAAATCATTTTTTTAGCAATTTCACTAATCCAAATTTGACCCTTGTTGAATTTTGGATGCTCTTTGAGAGTGCAATGGATACACAacgatgggctcaatcaaaaTTGATTGCACAATCTAAGTACTCGTTTCCTAACTTGGCTACTCCTCTAGACCTAGAAAAGCATGCAGCAGAAACCTACACTCCGAGAATTTTCGAGGAGTTCAAAGTGGAAATAAAAGCAGCATGCTTTACATGTGCCATTGGGgacaaagaaaaagataagaatcaTGCAATTCTCTACATAGACGTCAAGGATCGTGAGAGAAAGAAAGACTATAAGGTGGGTTATAAGACAGCTGAAGTGAAACTAGTATGCAATTGCAAGAAATTTGAACGACATGGAATACTCTGTCGACATATTCTCCGTGTCCTTAAAGATTATGGTTTTGAGAAAATTCCAAGCGAATACCTACTTAATAGGTGGAGCAAACTAGTAACCTGCCAGCCAATCTTCAATTCTGATGGGCAGTTGCTTGCTGATTGCAGATCAGTCGATGCACAAAAGAACAAACTAACTGAATTGTGGTCAGAAATGTTCACTTGTGTGTCACTAGTTGAACAGAGTCCTGTTAATTGTGATGAGTTACTAACCATTTTACGCGGGTTCAAGGAAATGGTACTTGCAGAAACAACAAGTAGTGTCGCTAATGATGGTGGTAATAGTAGTATTGGAAAGAAAAGGGACAAAAATGCGGAAATTGGAATTCTCTTGGGTACAAGTGTGCCTAGCGAAATTACAATTTTGCCTCCAAGACAATGCAAAAACAAAGGCTCGGGAAAAAGAATGATTTCACAAAGAGAAAGAGCGGGGGAAGTCAATAAGAAACCACTAAGAAGATGCAAGGCTTGTGGGCAGATGGCGAACCACGACAGCAGGAATTGTGACCGACCAAAGGATCACTGA